The following proteins come from a genomic window of Pelmatolapia mariae isolate MD_Pm_ZW linkage group LG17, Pm_UMD_F_2, whole genome shotgun sequence:
- the LOC134615782 gene encoding inward rectifier potassium channel 13-like translates to MTSKSKGSVPGDTASSSLLLSSAPYQRLITKEGRCAFRVPLSSSGSRRKSLHRAWLLALQDLWGLLVNLRWRWTLLAFCSSFVAHWLFFACLWYLLAHLNGDLDVQDHDAPPQGHVVCVKYITSFSAAFSFSLETQLTIGYGTMFPSGDCPSAIALLAVQMLLGLMLEVFITGAFVAKLSRPQKQAGAIQFSPQAVVGQHLGQTCLMIRATNLLKRPLVHVKLSAVLYKCEGQALHQTSLDFYLDHLGQKACPLFIFPLTFYHPLEPQSPLYPALCEESSTNFELVVFLSALQEGTGDSCQKRTSYLRQEIKLNHCFAPAFRIDSRGRYTVSTQHLSTAPSNEPVNKESVVQINSDGME, encoded by the exons ATGACTTCCAAATCCAAGGGTAGTGTTCCAGGTGACACGGCGTCCTCGTCTCTCCTTCTGTCATCTGCACCTTATCAGCGGCTGATCACCAAAGAGGGACGCTGTGCTTTTCGTGTCCCTCTGTCTTCTTCAGGCTCACGGAGAAAGTCTTTGCACAGAGCTTGGCTGCTGGCCCTGCAGGACCTGTGGGGACTGCTGGTAAATCTTCGCTGGAGATGGACTCTTCTGGCCTTCTGCAGCTCCTTCGTGGCTCACTGGTTGTTTTTTGCCTGTCTCTGGTATTTGTTGGCTCATCTGAATGGAGACCTTGATGTGCAAGATCACGATGCCCCACCACAGGGGCATGTTGTCTGTGTAAAGTACATTACAAGCTTCTCTGctgccttttctttctctttggaGACACAGCTAACCATCGGTTATGGCACCATGTTCCCCAGTGGAGACTGTCCCAGTGCCATAGCGTTGCTAGCTGTACAGATGCTGCTGGGGCTCATGCTGGAAGTATTTATCACAG GTGCATTTGTAGCCAAGCTCTCCCGCCCCCAGAAACAAGCAGGAGCCATCCAGTTCAGCCCCCAGGCAGTGGTAGGTCAACACCTGGGCCAGACGTGCCTCATGATTCGAGCCACCAATCTGCTGAAGCGGCCTCTGGTCCATGTAAAGTTGAGTGCTGTGCTTTACAAGTGTGAAGGTCAGGCTCTCCACCAGACCTCTCTGGACTTCTATTTGGACCATTTGGGCCAAAAGGCATGTCCTTTGTTCATATTCCCACTCACCTTTTACCACCCCCTGGAGCCTCAGAGCCCGCTCTACCCTGCCCTGTGTGAGGAGTCCTCCACTAACTTTGAGTTGGTGGTTTTTCTGTCGGCCTTGCAGGAGGGAACTGGTGACTCATGCCAGAAGAGGACCTCCTACCTTCGCCAAGAAATCAAATTAAACCACTGCTTTGCCCCTGCTTTCAGGATAGACTCCCGCGGGAGGTACACAGTGAGCACCCAGCACTTAAGCACAGCCCCCTCAAATGAGCCTGTGAACAAAGAGTCTGTAGTGCAGATCAACAGTGATGGGATGGAGTAA